The Pontibacter sp. SGAir0037 DNA segment AATGAGCCAAGATTTTAAACCAGAAGTACTGGAACAATTAAGGAGGCTGGAACAAAAGTATGTCCCGCTCGGGCAGGATTTGGCAGCTTATCTGGAAGGCTTATACCATACCGACTTTCTAAACTACTGGGATTATATTCATCTCGATACGCTGCTGAGTCTGCAGAACCCAAGAACAACGATACCTGATGAGAACATCTTTATCATGTATCATCAGATAACGGAACTATACTTTAAGCTTTGCCTCGAAGAATTCAGGCAGATAGGTGAAGATAAGGCTATTACGGTAGAGATGTTGCTCAAACGCTTGAAGCGTATAAACCGCTACTTCGAAAACCTGATAGATTCTTTTGATGTGATGGTGGATGGCATGGATGCAAAGCAGTTTCTGCAGTTCAGGATGGCTTTAATGCCCGCCAGCGGCTTTCAATCGGTGCAGTACCGCATGATCGAGATTGCATCTACAGACCTGCGAAACCTGATGGCGAAAGACAAACGCGCTGCCTTAGGTTTACAAAGTACCCATGAGGAAATGATAGGCTGTATTTATTGGAAGGAAGGAGCGACAGAAATGGCCTCCGGTTCCAAAACATTAACGCTGCTCCGCTTCGAAGAGAAGTATACGGATCAGTTGATCCTGTTTGCCAAAAAGTATGAGCAGATGAATGTATGGTCTGTTTACAAACGATTGCCTCAGGAAGATCAGCAGAACCCCCGCCT contains these protein-coding regions:
- a CDS encoding tryptophan 2,3-dioxygenase family protein; this translates as MSQDFKPEVLEQLRRLEQKYVPLGQDLAAYLEGLYHTDFLNYWDYIHLDTLLSLQNPRTTIPDENIFIMYHQITELYFKLCLEEFRQIGEDKAITVEMLLKRLKRINRYFENLIDSFDVMVDGMDAKQFLQFRMALMPASGFQSVQYRMIEIASTDLRNLMAKDKRAALGLQSTHEEMIGCIYWKEGATEMASGSKTLTLLRFEEKYTDQLILFAKKYEQMNVWSVYKRLPQEDQQNPRLIRMLRELDSNVNVNWPLMHYKSAVRYLQRDPDVIAATGGTNWQKYLPPRFQKRVFYPELWSQEEHDNWGKGWVEKILNGDF